Part of the Dasania marina DSM 21967 genome, GCGATATCCCCTAAGGCACTTAACGACACCTTATCGGCATTGTAGGCATCAAATACAGCATAGACTTGGCTACATGAGTAACTTTCAGCGATACTTTTTTGGCTGGCGCTCTGTAATGTGCTAGCCGTTTGGCAGGCGCTAATATTCAGGCATGCGGCTATCATCAGTATTAAATAGACAGATTTCATTGTGCTCTCTTTTTATAAGGCCGTTGAGCCTTCAGCTGCGTGAAGGCTCATATTAGCCTGTATTTATTCAGTGATAGGGATAAGGGCGATTTCTACACGGCGGTTTTGTTCACGGCCGGTGGCGGTGCTATTGCTAGCGATGGGCTGGCTAAAGCCAAAACCTATATTTTCTATCCTATCGTTAAGTACGCCTTTCGATCTCAAATGAGTGGAGACTGATGCGGCGCGTTGCTCTGATAAGGTTTGGTTGGTAGTTGCCGAGCCGGTGTTATCGGTATGGCCAGACACGATAACTAATGTTTGGTCGTATTCTTTCAATACTAAGGCAACAGAATCCAATACCGAGTGAAAGTTAGGGTTTAAGGTGAACTTGCCTGTTTGAAAAGTGATGTTGCCAGGCATAATTAAATTAATATTATTGCCCTCTCTTTCTATGCTCACGCCACTGTCGCGCAGTTGTTTACGTAATTTGGCTTCTTGGGTATCCATGTAGTAGCCGATACCGCCGCCTATGGCTGCGCCGCCAGTAGCAGCTCTTAATATGCGTTGGTTTCTCTTTCTGGCATCATCTTCATCTTTGTTGGCAGCATAGGCGACTACTGCCGCAAGGCCTGCACCTATACCTGCACCTTTTGCGGTGTTAGAGGTTTTTTGTTCGCCGGTATAAGGATCAAATGTTGTGCACGCGGATGCGCTTAACAGCGCTAGGGCGATAATGGGAGCCTTTATAATTGCTGCGTTCATGATAATACCTATGATTAGTGTGGTGGAGTTTAGACTTGCAGTATGGATAAAGCGATAAATTAAGTAAACATGGGCTTGTAAAGGATTGTAAAACTTTGCGGTACAGCTAGTTTTTAAAAAATGACAGTAAAGGCTTATTGTATATTTAACCAAGGCCGCGGCCAGTTTGGCTATAACCCCCCCCCTTGGGCTAAGCGCATAGGTTTATCAGCGGGGGATGATAACTTTCTTATAAGTAAGTTGCTTACAGGTTTAAATAGGCTTTTATTAGCGTAGTGTTTGCTAGCTTAATATCACGTAAATTTAAATCTAGTCCGTGTAAATGAAAACCCTATATAAACTGGTGGTTTTCAGCTCATTACTGTAAATATTTCTCTAATATGAGGGTCGGTGCTGGTATCCATAATAATGCCTAGCACCCTATGAGTGGCATTCAGTATAGATACCCTTGCCGGGTGTTCTAATGAGCTAGATTGACACCCTGTTTTTTTGAAAGGAGTGATGCTGGTTTGTTATGGCCCTTTGCTTTCCTGCAGGCAATTACCGCCATCCACGACCATCATTTGCCCTGTTACATAGCTTGCACCTGGTGACGCCAAATAGGCAATCATGGTGGCCATTTCCATGGCGCTGCCGCCGCGCCCTACCGGGGTGTATTTTGAGGCTATGGCTTCTTCTTCGGTTTGTGAGGCGGTAGCTACCCAGCCCGGGGCAACGTTATTAATCGTGATGTGATGCTTGGCAACATCTAGGGCTATGCTGCGGCTCATGCCTATCATAGCTGCCTTGGCGGCGCTGTAAGCCGCCTCGCCTACGTTGCTCACCAGTGGCCCGGTTACCGATGAAACATTGACTATGCGGCCGTACTGTCTATCCACCATGCCGGGTAATACCGCGCGGGTGACGTTGTAGCAGGTGGTGAGGTTGCGTTCTATGCCCGTGTCCCACTCTTCGTCACTGCTTAAATGAAACAAACCATACACCTCTTCCGAGCCCACCATAGTCATGCCGGCGTTATTGACTAATACATCAATTTTGCCAAAGTCCTGCTCTATGGTTTTAATTAATTCGCGGGTGGCAGGGCGGTCGGTTAAATCACAAATATAACTTTTTACTTTTGGGCTAATGCTGGCCAGATCTTTGGCGCGCTGGTGTATGCGTTCAGAGGTAGCGGTAATGGCAATCTCTGCGCCTAGCTCCGCTAAAATTTTTGCCGCGGCAAAGCCTATACCCGTATCACTGCCTGCGCCGGTAATGAAGGCGACTTGGCCTTGTAGGGAAAAGAGTGGGTGCATAGTAGTAACTCGCTATTAGGAATCATTATTAGGGGTGTTAAATCTGTGTAGCGATAGTAACGCTGCGCAGCGCAAACGGCTAGGGGGGGCAGCTAAAAACAAAAAAGGCCCTAGCCATAACAGCTAGAGCCTTTGCGAATACGGTTTGCTGTTAGCTGTTTTTTCTACGAATAATTACTAAGCCAACTAAACCTAAACCTAGCAGTATGATAGGTGAGGGCTCAGGCACGGCGGTATTACAAGAGCCTTGGTTAATAGAGAAGTTACCTGCGCCCCAAATAAATGTGGGGTCAATTACGATGGATGATAGGTAAGAGCACTCTTGGCTGCTGTCGGCATAAACACCAAAGCCTGGGGTGTTGCTGGCGCTGGGGCTAAAGTAGTGTCTGCTGTTACCACTCAAACCGCTGCCATTGGTTTCAAAAGTATCTATCCAGCCTTGTGCATTTTGGTTAGCACCTACGTTAAAGGCAAAAGCTAAGGTGTTTTCGGGTAATACGATAGTGATGGTGTTAGTGCCTGTTGTGAAAATGTTGCTGTCGTTGGCTTCGCCGTTTACCCACCACGTTGTACTATCGGCAAAACCTAGGCTAACAGGGTTGCCATATTGATCGCTGAGGCCAACGCTGCCGCTAATCGGTGAGCTGATGCTAGAGATGGCGTCGCCGGTATTGCCTGCGATGAGGTTAAAGTCCGTCATAGCGTAGCCGCCAATAGTATTGGGGTTGGCTGAGCCTGAGCTGTAGGACTCTAATATTAACGAGGCAGAGGCTGGTAGCGACACTAGGCCGGTTACAATAGTCAGGGCAAGAGCTTTTAACATGGATGGCACCTTAATCATTATCTTCGTACTGGAAATTGACCAGTGTTGTTTTACTATGATTTAGATGTAGCATTATCTGTGCCAAGTTATTAAGTTATTATTTAACAGTATGTTACTGTTAAATATACCAACTAATTGCGCTGTGTTGTAAGATTTTTCGTCACCTGTTATTTGGTTTGCTTTGGAAGTTTGTATATTTTTAAAAATTTACTTATAAGTTAATTGGGGTTGGTTTGCTGCCACTCGCTAATAACTTCTTGCGCCGCTCGAAAGGCTTCTTGGGCGGCGGGGGCGCCACAATAAACTATAGAGTGCAGTAGCACTTCTTGTATTTCTGCCACGCTACAGCCGTTATTGAGCGCGCCGCGCACGTGGCCTTTTAATTCGGTAGGGGTTTTAAGTGCCGCTAGCATGGCGATGGTGATTAGCGAGCGGGTTTGGCGGGGCAGGGTGTCGCGCTGCCAAGTGGAGCCCCAGGCATGCTCGTTAATCCAGTCTTGCAAGGGTGCAGTCAGTTCGCTGGTATTGTCTATGGCGCGCTGCACAAAGGCCTCACCCATCACTTCAGTTCTTACTTTCAGGCCGTTTTTCTTATCTTGTTCTGACATTGTGTGTTACTCAGTTTGTTTGTTAAAGCTTGCAAATATAACAGGTTTTTATACCCAGTTAGCAGGGCTATTGAGTAGGTTTATGGGGGTAGCGGCTATATGCTACATAGTTATAGCCTCAGGCTGCTTCAGATAAAGCTAGACCTAGCGCTTAGGCCTATAGCTGCTAGGCTAGGGTGACGTAAATAGTATATTAATAGGTGACCATATGGGTTTGACTATAGGTGAAACCACCAACAACGAGAGCTTACTCAATAATTTGCAGAAAACTGCAAAGAAAGAGAGTGAGGGCTTACAACCCTTAAGTTCGGGCAAAAAAATTAACAGCGCCAAAGATGATGCCGCGGGCCTAATTATTTCCCAACAACTGCTAAGCGAGTTAACCGCATTAGACCAAGCCGCACGCAATGCCAGTGATGGTATTTCTTTAGTGCAGGTGGCGGACGGTGGCCTATCATCCATTACCGAAAATCTCACTCGTATCCGGGAGCTATCCCTGCAGGCGGCCAACGGCACCTTAGGTGGCGCACAACGCAATGCCTTGCAGGTCGAAGTGGGCCAGCTACAAGAGCAAATTAGCAGCGTGTTGGATAATACTAGATTTAATAATGTTAATTTGCTTAACAATAATACGGCTATAGATTTGCAGGTAGGCGGTGAAGCCGGCGAGAAGCTGACTGTGCAATTACAAGATGTCAGCAGCAGCCTAGCGACAACGCAGGCTGTGGATATTTCCACTGCGTCAGGTGCCAGTAATGCCTTGTCGGTAGTTGATACGGCCATAGCCGCAGTGGATAGCTTTCGTGGTGATTTAGGTGCGGTGAGTAGCCGTATAGAATCGGCAATTAATAATAATCGCAGTAGCGCCGAAAATATTGCTGCTGCGCGCAGCCGTATTAGTGATACCGACTATGCCCAAGCCTCCAGTGAGCAAGTCAAACAGTCACTACTCAAAGGCGCCGGTAATGCTCTGCAAGCGCAGGCTAATGCCAGTTCACAACTGGTGTTGCGCTTATTGTCGTAAAGTGCGAGTGCCTGCCATAAAGTAAAAAATAATGAATATAGTTGCTACTTTATAGAGCTTACAGACGGCGCGCTGTTAGAATGCGAGCTCTATGACAGTTGTATGAGGTAGCCATGCAGATACGCCCCCGCCGTTCCGTTTTATACATGCCCGGTTCACACCCCAGAGCCTTACAAAAAGCCCAGCAGCTAGCAGCCGATAGTCTTATTTTTGATATGGAAGATGCGGTGGCACCTGCAGCCAAAGTGCAAGCCAGAGAAATTATTACATCAGCGATACAGCTGGGCGATTACGGCACTCGTGAAATAGTGGTGCGAGTTAACGCGCTGGATACCGAATGGGGTGAGGGCGATTTAAAAGCCATGGCCCGCAGTGGTGCTCATGCCATCTGCCTACCTAAAGTTGAAACCGCAGCAGAGGTGGCAGAGGCGCTGGCTATTTTAGATAAAGCACAGGCACCGGGTAGCCTGTATTTATGGGTAATGGCTGAAACCCCTAGGGGCGTGTTAAATATTCAAGAGGTGTGTGGTGCCAGTACACGCATTGCCGTGTTGATGATGGGCACTAGTGACTTATCAAAAGAGTTGCGCCTGCGTAATCGTGATGATCGCTTAGGTTTAGTGGCCTCGCTTAATTTGTGTGTGCTGGCAGCGCGAGCGCATAACCTAGATATTATTGATGGCGTGCAACTGGATTTAAATAACGAGCAGGCTTATCAGCATAGTTGCGAACAGGGGCGAGATTTAGGCTTTGATGGTAAAAGCGTGATACACCCCAAGCAAATAGCCTATGCCAATCAAATGTTTTCCCCCAGTGCTACCGATATAGAGTGGGCGCATAAAGTGCTAGTGGCTTGGCAGCAGGCTGAACAAGCCGGTGAGGCATTAGTGCTGTTAGATGGTCGCTTAATAGAAAATCTACATGTAGATGAGGCCAAACGTACTTTGGCTATAGCTGCAGCTATAGCTGAGCGGTGATCTATTAGCGTGGCAGTAAAGCGTAGTATCCGCTGTTAGGTTTTGTGCCTAACGGTTGGCTGAGCTTAATAGATGCAGGGAAATAAAGCAGACATTTTACCGTCAAGGTCTACACTTAGCATCAGTTGAACTAATAGGGAGGAGGACGCCTCCCGTTATGTTATAGGAGTATGGCGTGTCTACAGGTAATAACAATAAACCCATTGATGTACCGAAAAGAAAGAGTGTAAAAGCATTGGCCGCCTTAGGTGCTTCGGTCTGCATAGCAGGTAAGGCGCCTTTTGTTTTTGCCCGTAATAAAACCACCCTGCGGGTACTGGGTACTCATGTCACCTTGCAGGAAGAAATCCGTCAGCAGGCTATGGCAGATTTAGGTATTAATATAGAGTTTCAGCCAGGAGGCAGCGCTGCCGTATTACAAAAAGCGTTTATGGCGCCACAGTCTTTTGATCTGTATGAGCAGTGGTCTAACAGTATTAATGTGTTGTGGCGGTCGGGATCTATACAATCTATCGATAAAAAACAGCTGCGTTACTGGGATGAAATTAATGATCTTAGTAAAACCGGCAAGCTTACTCCGCAGGCAAAATTGGGGGCGGGGGATGCGCCTTATAAAATATTGCATGTGCAGGCTAATGGTCAATTAGGTACAGAGCATACCGATAATATTAGCTTTTTACCCTACGTCCATAATGTCGATTCCTTTGGTTATAACACCGATGTTGTAGCCAAAGGTATACCTTATGAAACTGAGAGTTGGGGTTGGTTATTGGATGAGGCTTATGCGGGTAAGGTGGGTATAGTTAATGAGCCCACCATAGGCTTGTTCGATTTAATTTTGGCGGCACAAGCCAAAGGCCTGGTGCAATTTGATGATATAGGTGCCTTAAGCCGTGTTGAATTGGATGCCTTATTTAAAGTGCTGATAGCTAAGAAAAAAACAGGGCATTTTAGTGGTTTTTGGAACTCGGTGCCGGAGTCGGTAGATTTTATGGCCAATAAACGCGTTGTTATAGAGAGTATGTTCTCGCCAGCGGTAGCCGCGCTTAATGGGATGAATATTCCCGTTACCTATGCTGCCCCTAAAGAGGGTTATAGGGGGTGGCACGGAGTGATGTGTTTATCCGCAGCTACCGAAGGCAAAAGAAAAGATGCCGCCTATGACTATATGAACTGGTGGCTGTCGGGCTGGCCCGGCGCTTTTATTGCGCGCCAGGGGTATTATATTTCTAATCCGCAACGCTCTAAATCACAATTAAGTACGGCGGAATGGGATTATTGGTATCAGGGTAAAGCGGCTGCTGAGGATTTGCGAGGCACTGACGGCAAAGTATCTGTGCAGCAAGGCGAGGTGCGCACAGGGGGCAGCTATGACAAACGTTTTAGCAATGTGGCGGTTTGGAATACGGTGATGCCCAATTACGATTATAGCCTGCAAAAATGGTATGAGTTTATCAGTTCATGACTTTAGGGAAGACGATGTTTCGCTCATTACAGATACAAATACTATTGGTTGTTGCCTGTTTAATATCCATTTTGTTGGTGCAAGCTTTATTGTCTAAGGCGGCACAGGAAACCCTGATTGATAATCAAAGCCTCACCATGCAAGCTATGGCTAATATTGCCTTGGTGAATCGGCTAGAGCGCGATGTGGTCGATTTAAAGCGTAATGTTTTAATTTACAAAGACACTGCTAGTGAGTCAGCTGTGTCACGGTTTAATGAACTTATCGACAGCGTTAATAAAGATCTGGGTACCTTTGAGCATAATGTCTCGGACATTAACGATGAGAGGTACAATGATTTAATTAGACGCATGCGTTCTCACCTGAAAGATTATCAAGATAATTTTGTGAGTGTTGTCAGTGGTAGAGCTAAGCGTGAAGATATATATAAAAATAAAATCATTAAAGGTTTTGACTATTTAGATAGCATGCTAGGCCTGCATCAGGATGATGAGGGTAATTATAAAATGCGTTATGAATTGATGTCTGCTAAGCGTTACATGCTGGGTTATATGTTAGACCCCGACTATCAATTAATAGAAAAATTTAATGGTCATATGGCTGCGGTGGAGGCGTACTTAAATAATAGTTACCCTAACAAAGATGCGATGCGCGATACATTTCGTCACATAAGTGACGATTTTAATCAATTAACCCATCTGACCAGAGGGTATATATTTTTGGTTAATGTGGTAATGGCTGGTTCCGCTAATGAGTTTTTGTTTTTAACGAAAGAGATTACAAAAAGTTTTACGGATAAGCAGCAGATTAATAACAACAAAATTATTTCTGATGCCACTAAAACAAAACGTAATTCCAGGTTGGTTGTGATGGCTTCTATAGGTTTGTCCATTATGGTGGCTGTGTTTTTAATACTGCGAATTATTATACCTGTTAGAAAGATCACCGATGTTTTTCGCAGGCTTTCTACTGGCGACGATGTTGAGGAGATTCCCTGTATAGAACGCAGTGATGAGATAGGTGACTTGGCCAAGGCGGCTAATATTTTTCATGATAAAAACAAAGAGTCGGTGGAATTATTAGAGAAAACGCAAAAGTTACATTTTGAACAAGAGGTCTTGAACTTAGAGCTGGCTATAGAAAAAGAAAATGCCGAGCTAGCGGCAGCTTCAAAAAGTATATTTTTGGCTAATATGAGTCATGAAATACGTACTCCTATGAATGGCATTATCGGCTTGGTGCAGTTGGCTTTAAGAACTGATCTTGATAAAAAACAGCGCAGTTACTTGGAAAAAATCGCCTATTCTGGCCGTATTATGATGGGGGTTATTAACGACATACTGGATTTTTCAAAAATAGAAGCTGGCAGGCTGGATATAGAGCAGGTAGCGTTTTCGATAAATACTTTAATAGAAAACTTAATTGCTTCTGTGCGTGTTAAAGCCAAAGAAAAACAGTTGAACTTTCGGGTTAATTTGTTAACTAGTATGCCTGAGCATCTACTAGGTGACCCTTTACGTATCAGCCAAGTGTTATTAAATTTATGTAATAACGCAGTTAAGTTCACTGAGCAGGGTGAAGTGACTGTGGATATCAGTTTTTCCCCTAAACCGGTAGATGGCTCGGCATATCTTGTGGTTGATGTAAGCGATACCGGTATGGGTATGAGTGAGCAGCAACTGGAAACGGTATTTGATTCTTTTACCCAAGCCGATGACTCTACCAGTAGGCGTTTTGGTGGCACGGGTTTAGGTTTGGCTATTGTTAAGCAGTTGACAGAGTTAATGGGTGGAGAAGTTAAGGTTAAATCGGAGCAAGGGGTAGGTAGTTGCTTTACGGTAAACTGTAGCGTAGCAGAGGTAGAGAGCCTATCGGTATTGAGCGAGTTAGATGAGCGGCAGTTACATGCTTATTATTTGCCGGCAGGTGATAATGGTCTTATTTCGGATAATTATTTTAAATTTAGCCGTATGGAAAAAACAGCGCTTAGCCTAGAGCCGTTGTCAGAGCTGCCCTTGCCGGTAGGCGACGGTAAAACCTTGGTGTTAGTGGATGTAGTTAGCCAAAGCTTTGTTGACAAACATCACGTGTTGTTTGAACAGTTGTTTGATCAGGGTTATCCCATAGGCTTTATTACCGATATGCAGCCAGCCACTATAAGGCACGCGTTAAAACAGCACTTTAAGCTGCCGGTATTGTCGCACCCGTATTCGCCAGCTGATTTTTCACGTTTCATCCTGTCTATGATTTCTGGCGCTGCACAGCATAAAGAAGGCGATGCTATAGAGTCGCGCGGTAGTTTATTATTCCAGGGCCATGCTTTGGTAGTTGAGGATAATCGCATTAACCAAATGGTTGTGGGTGATATGTTGACTGACATGGGCTTGAGTTTTGAGATAGTCGAAAATGGTGAGGTAGCTGTTGAGAGAGTGACTAATGGTACAAGCTATGATTTAGTTTTTATGGATATACAAATGCCGGTAATGGATGGCCACACTGCCACCAAACGCATACGAGAGGCGGGTTATGATGATTTAGTGATCTGTGGTTTATCAGCGAATGCCATGGCACATGATGCGGCCGACGCTAAAGTGTCAGGGATGAATGACTATGTTACCAAGCCCATAGAGTGGGATGACTTGGTGGCGGTTGTTGAAAAGTATTTGAAAAGGGGAGTCGCTAGTTGACTAGCCTCTAGTCGCCAGCAAAAATTTTTTAAGACTAGAGACTAGAGACTAGAGACTAGAGACTAGAGACTAGAGACTAGAGACTAGAGACTAGAGACTAGAGACTAGCTGTCTCGAGCACTATGGCTTGCAGCTTGCCTCTTGTAGCTGCCCGTAGGGCTGTTTCAAACTTTCTCTTGTTCGCGCAGTCTTGCCGCCATTCTTGATAGCCGCTCTGAGGCGGTGAGTTCTTTGGGTTGTTCTGGGGTTTGTTCTGGTTCGGCGTCAGATTTTGGATCTGTAGTGCTGTCTAGTTCTTGAGGCTGTTCTTGTTCAGATTCTTGTTCTGTTTCTAGCAGTTCGCTTTGTGGGCTGGCTACTTCTAGCGGTACTGTTACTTCTACTGTGGGCAGGCCTTTGTCGTTTAGCTCTACCAATAAA contains:
- a CDS encoding OmpA family protein, translating into MNAAIIKAPIIALALLSASACTTFDPYTGEQKTSNTAKGAGIGAGLAAVVAYAANKDEDDARKRNQRILRAATGGAAIGGGIGYYMDTQEAKLRKQLRDSGVSIEREGNNINLIMPGNITFQTGKFTLNPNFHSVLDSVALVLKEYDQTLVIVSGHTDNTGSATTNQTLSEQRAASVSTHLRSKGVLNDRIENIGFGFSQPIASNSTATGREQNRRVEIALIPITE
- a CDS encoding SDR family NAD(P)-dependent oxidoreductase, translated to MHPLFSLQGQVAFITGAGSDTGIGFAAAKILAELGAEIAITATSERIHQRAKDLASISPKVKSYICDLTDRPATRELIKTIEQDFGKIDVLVNNAGMTMVGSEEVYGLFHLSSDEEWDTGIERNLTTCYNVTRAVLPGMVDRQYGRIVNVSSVTGPLVSNVGEAAYSAAKAAMIGMSRSIALDVAKHHITINNVAPGWVATASQTEEEAIASKYTPVGRGGSAMEMATMIAYLASPGASYVTGQMMVVDGGNCLQESKGP
- a CDS encoding PEP-CTERM sorting domain-containing protein is translated as MLKALALTIVTGLVSLPASASLILESYSSGSANPNTIGGYAMTDFNLIAGNTGDAISSISSPISGSVGLSDQYGNPVSLGFADSTTWWVNGEANDSNIFTTGTNTITIVLPENTLAFAFNVGANQNAQGWIDTFETNGSGLSGNSRHYFSPSASNTPGFGVYADSSQECSYLSSIVIDPTFIWGAGNFSINQGSCNTAVPEPSPIILLGLGLVGLVIIRRKNS
- a CDS encoding carboxymuconolactone decarboxylase family protein, coding for MSEQDKKNGLKVRTEVMGEAFVQRAIDNTSELTAPLQDWINEHAWGSTWQRDTLPRQTRSLITIAMLAALKTPTELKGHVRGALNNGCSVAEIQEVLLHSIVYCGAPAAQEAFRAAQEVISEWQQTNPN
- a CDS encoding flagellin; amino-acid sequence: MGLTIGETTNNESLLNNLQKTAKKESEGLQPLSSGKKINSAKDDAAGLIISQQLLSELTALDQAARNASDGISLVQVADGGLSSITENLTRIRELSLQAANGTLGGAQRNALQVEVGQLQEQISSVLDNTRFNNVNLLNNNTAIDLQVGGEAGEKLTVQLQDVSSSLATTQAVDISTASGASNALSVVDTAIAAVDSFRGDLGAVSSRIESAINNNRSSAENIAAARSRISDTDYAQASSEQVKQSLLKGAGNALQAQANASSQLVLRLLS
- a CDS encoding HpcH/HpaI aldolase/citrate lyase family protein, whose translation is MQIRPRRSVLYMPGSHPRALQKAQQLAADSLIFDMEDAVAPAAKVQAREIITSAIQLGDYGTREIVVRVNALDTEWGEGDLKAMARSGAHAICLPKVETAAEVAEALAILDKAQAPGSLYLWVMAETPRGVLNIQEVCGASTRIAVLMMGTSDLSKELRLRNRDDRLGLVASLNLCVLAARAHNLDIIDGVQLDLNNEQAYQHSCEQGRDLGFDGKSVIHPKQIAYANQMFSPSATDIEWAHKVLVAWQQAEQAGEALVLLDGRLIENLHVDEAKRTLAIAAAIAER
- a CDS encoding ABC transporter substrate-binding protein; this translates as MSTGNNNKPIDVPKRKSVKALAALGASVCIAGKAPFVFARNKTTLRVLGTHVTLQEEIRQQAMADLGINIEFQPGGSAAVLQKAFMAPQSFDLYEQWSNSINVLWRSGSIQSIDKKQLRYWDEINDLSKTGKLTPQAKLGAGDAPYKILHVQANGQLGTEHTDNISFLPYVHNVDSFGYNTDVVAKGIPYETESWGWLLDEAYAGKVGIVNEPTIGLFDLILAAQAKGLVQFDDIGALSRVELDALFKVLIAKKKTGHFSGFWNSVPESVDFMANKRVVIESMFSPAVAALNGMNIPVTYAAPKEGYRGWHGVMCLSAATEGKRKDAAYDYMNWWLSGWPGAFIARQGYYISNPQRSKSQLSTAEWDYWYQGKAAAEDLRGTDGKVSVQQGEVRTGGSYDKRFSNVAVWNTVMPNYDYSLQKWYEFISS
- a CDS encoding ATP-binding protein; translated protein: MFRSLQIQILLVVACLISILLVQALLSKAAQETLIDNQSLTMQAMANIALVNRLERDVVDLKRNVLIYKDTASESAVSRFNELIDSVNKDLGTFEHNVSDINDERYNDLIRRMRSHLKDYQDNFVSVVSGRAKREDIYKNKIIKGFDYLDSMLGLHQDDEGNYKMRYELMSAKRYMLGYMLDPDYQLIEKFNGHMAAVEAYLNNSYPNKDAMRDTFRHISDDFNQLTHLTRGYIFLVNVVMAGSANEFLFLTKEITKSFTDKQQINNNKIISDATKTKRNSRLVVMASIGLSIMVAVFLILRIIIPVRKITDVFRRLSTGDDVEEIPCIERSDEIGDLAKAANIFHDKNKESVELLEKTQKLHFEQEVLNLELAIEKENAELAAASKSIFLANMSHEIRTPMNGIIGLVQLALRTDLDKKQRSYLEKIAYSGRIMMGVINDILDFSKIEAGRLDIEQVAFSINTLIENLIASVRVKAKEKQLNFRVNLLTSMPEHLLGDPLRISQVLLNLCNNAVKFTEQGEVTVDISFSPKPVDGSAYLVVDVSDTGMGMSEQQLETVFDSFTQADDSTSRRFGGTGLGLAIVKQLTELMGGEVKVKSEQGVGSCFTVNCSVAEVESLSVLSELDERQLHAYYLPAGDNGLISDNYFKFSRMEKTALSLEPLSELPLPVGDGKTLVLVDVVSQSFVDKHHVLFEQLFDQGYPIGFITDMQPATIRHALKQHFKLPVLSHPYSPADFSRFILSMISGAAQHKEGDAIESRGSLLFQGHALVVEDNRINQMVVGDMLTDMGLSFEIVENGEVAVERVTNGTSYDLVFMDIQMPVMDGHTATKRIREAGYDDLVICGLSANAMAHDAADAKVSGMNDYVTKPIEWDDLVAVVEKYLKRGVAS